A window of Afipia carboxidovorans OM5 genomic DNA:
AGAAAAGTGAAATCGAGGAATTGAGAGACAGGGTCGGCTGCGCCGCCCTGCTGGAAGTCGACGGCTGGAAAGTCGACGTGAAGGAGAGCACCCGACGCGCGGTGAAGTACCGCCGCGATGCGAAGATCGTGATCGTGATCCACGACGGTCGCGGCTGGTTCGATCCGTTGTCCACGGCGAAAGGCGACGTGTTCGATCTCGCCGAGCATCTGGGTGCTCATGGCTTCCCCGAAGCGTCCGCCCGCGTTGCCGCGCTCGTGGGTTTCGTTCCCGCAGCGCCCGCGTGGGAGCGGCCGAGCCGGCCAGCGCCGGTCCATTCCGTCGCCGACCGTTGGGGGCGTCGCGCCAGGCCTCGACCCGGTTCGGCGACATGGCGTTACCTGACGGAGGAGCGCGGAATCCCCGAACCGATCCTGACCGCGGCGGTCCAGCAGGATCTGTTGCGCGAGGGACCGCACGGCAGCATGTGGGCGGCACACCGCAATGGCGACGGCGCCCTTCTTGGTTGGGAGGAGCGTGGCCGGCAATGGCGCGGCTTTGCCACCGGCGGCGCAAAGGAGCTTCTCCAGTTTGGTCCATCGGCGGCGCCGCGGATCTGCGTCACCGAGGCGGCAATCGACGCCATGAGTCTCGCGGCAATCCAGGTGCTGCGCCCGGACACGCTCTACGTCAGCACCGGTGGTGGCTGGTCGCCCGCAAGCGAGAAGGCTCTCCGACAGCTCGCGGCGCGGCGGGGAACCCGTCTTGTCGCCGCGACCGATAATAACCGACAGGGCGACGTCTACGCTGACCGCATTCGCGCGATCGCGGAGGAGACAGGTGCCGGGTACGCGCGCTCGCGACCGCGTGCCGGCGACTGGAACGAGGACTTGAAGACGCTCCTCGCGCGCATCGAAAGCGAGCCGTTGGCCAAAGCGGGATGACGGCGCCGGACGTCTCTGTTGCTGGCAGCCCGCGTCTGACCAAGGAGCGCCGACGGGAAATCGCTGACATCCTGCTCGGTTGCGACGGCGCCACGCTCATCGATCCGCCAACCTGTGGCTCGTGAGGCGGACACACACGTCGCGGATAGGACGGATGTGGAAGGAGGAAAATAAGAAAGGAGCTGAACCTGCTGCCGCATGCCCGGCCGTCGCGTCAAGGGAGGCTTCGCCCGCTGCGCGGCCCTTGACCCGCCGGGCCGGAGAGGCGGCCGCGAAGGAGGGGTCAGAAGGGCTGAAGAGGATGGTGAGCCGAAGGGGTCAACCGCGCTCCGGCCCGACGAGGCTGAAAGGAGCCCGCTCATGACCCTCTTATCCGTCCGCAAGGTGTTTCAAGGTATCGCTGACCGCCGGCAAATGTTTCGGATGTTCGATCGGCACGCACAGCGCCCGGAGCCTTCACCAGACGACGCACATCTCTATCGCGGGGAGTGGTTCGAGGTCGGTCAGCCCGAGCACGACTACATGTTCGAGATCCTGCCGCCGCTCTGGATGCGTGGCGATGCATTCGCGATGCGCGAATACCTCACCGGCAGCATCACCAGCGTCTTGTTCGCGCTGACGATCGACAACAATCTGCGTTTCTTCCACGCCTATTGCGACCTGTCGGATCGCTCCTCTTCAGAGCGCATGCGCACGGCGATCGTCGAGCGGGAATCACGGCCCGTGAAAGCGATGACGCGTGAAGAGCGGCTCGAGCACATCTGGTCGAGCACGCACGACGACTATCGCGGTTACGCCGGCGAGCGCTGCTCCAAGCATCTGTGGGGCAAGCGCACGGTGCTGTTCTACGGCGGCCAAAGGGGAACCGTGCTAAAGCTGCTCGACCAGCTCACCGATGCGGAGATCTTGGCGAAGCTGCCCGTGCATCTGCGCTATCTGCCCGATGCGATCGCTGCGTAAGGGAGGTGACGATGTTCACGTTCCCCATCCCGGCCGTCCGCACGGTGATCGAGCGCGGTCAATCCGATGCCGCCGCCAATGGCGGCTTCCGCAATCCCTATTACGGCCTCAAGCCCGGCGAAGGTGAGAAACCAGGCCTCTGGCTGGTCGGCGACAGCGGTGTCTACATCATGGCGAACGGTAAGCTCGCTCAAGGCGATCGCCCGCTTGTCGTCTATTCCGAGGAATGTCATCCGGTCGGTAACCCGGACTGGTTTGACTACAAGCGCCGCCATTTCGGCGGTGATGACGGCATCGAGTTCCTTGATGCTGAGCAGATTCTTCCTCTCATCAATCGTGACTTCCGGTTCACCCATCTGCGCGTGCAGCTGAGCGAAGCCGAAGTCTCGCTTTCGCTCATCGCGCGCTAAGCGCCCCTTCAAGCCACATCACCGTGATCATCAACGCCGCCGCCCCAATCGGCGGAAGGATGACGCGCGCCCTCACCACAAGGAGAACTTCCATGGCGCAAGACGATCCCTTCACCCTCGACCTCTTCGGCAACACGGCGCTCTCGTCCGGCCTCGGATTCGGCGTCACCGCATTTGCCGGCGGTATTAACGCCGAGCAAGACGATGACGATAATCCAGATCCGTCGTCACCTGCCCTCGCGCCTGCGGTCGCGGCGGTGGCGCGGTCCGGATCAACTGCTCACCAAGAGCGAGGAACGAACTTCCATCTCTTCGGCGATCGTGCGCTGGCGAAGAGCTGGAAGGAGCGTGCACGCGACAACATCACCGCAATCCGCCTTGCGGCAACTATCCAGGCCGAGGAGCGGCCTGCCACGATCGAGGAGCAGGAACGGCTGATCCGATTTCTCGGTTTCGGCGCTTCCGAACTCGCCAACTTCGTCTTCCGCCGCCCCGGCGAGGCAGAATTCCGCCAAGGCTGGGAAGCGATCGGCGAGGACCTGCAGGATGCGGTCGGCGAGCTTGACCACGCCTCACTGGTGCGCTGCACCCAATATGCGCACTTCACGCCTGAGTTCATCGTGCGGTCGATCTGGGCGGCGCTTCGGCGCCTCGGTTGGCGTGGTGGCCGCGTTCTCGAGCCTGGTATCGGCACCGGGCTGTTTCCGGCGCTCATGCCCGAGGAGTTTCGCGAGGTCTCCTACGTCACCGGCGTCGAGCTCGATCCGGCGACGGCGCGCATCGCACGCCTCTTGCAGCCGCGTGCGCGGATCATCACCGGGGATTTTGCGCGCGCGGAGTTGCCGAGGAGCTTCGATCTCGCGATCGGCAATCCGCCTTTCTCCGATCGAACGGTGCGGTCAGATCGCGCCTATCGGTCGATGGGCCTGCGGCTGCACGACTACTTCATCGCGCGGGCGATCGACCTCTTGAAGCCCGGCGCGCTCGCCACCTTCGTCACCTCTCACGGCACGATGGACAAGGCGGATGCGGCGGCGCGCGAGCACATCGCGAAGACGGCCGACCTGATCGCCGCGATCCGCCTGCCCGAGGGCAGCTTCCGCGCCGTCGCCGGCACCGATGTCGTTGTCGACCTCCTGTTCTTCCGCAAGCGCAAGATCGGCGATCCGGAAGGCGATCTGTCGTGGCTCGATCTCGACGAGGTGCGGCCTGCGACGCAGGACGAGGGCGCGATCCGCATCAACCGATGGCTCGTGCGCCACCCTGACTTCGTGCTCGGTACGCACACGCTCGCATCGGGACCGTTCGGCGAGACCTACACATGCACTCCGCGTGACGGCGAGGAACTCGAAACGACGCTCGCCGCCAGGATCGGTCTCCTTCCGGAAGCGGTCTACGACGGCGAGCCCGAGGTGATCGACATCAATCCCGATGATGACGTCAACGAGGCCGATGTCGACCTGCCTCAGGATCGGCATGTGCGCGAGGGCAGCTACTTCTTCGACAAGGCGCACGGCCTGATGCAGGTCCTCGACGGCGAACCCGTTCCGGTGACGGCGCGAAAGGGGCGCAGCGCCGACGGCATCCCGGAGAAACACGTGCGGATTATCCGCAAGCTGATCCCGATACGCGACGCCGTCCGCGAGGTGCTCAAAGGCCAGGAGCTCGACCAGCCGTGGAAGGACGCGCAAGTTCGGTTGCGTATCGCATGGTCGAACTTCGTCCGAGACTTCGGCCCGATCAACTTCACGACCGTCTCCATGACCGAGGAGGAAGAGACGGGCGAAGTGCGTGAGACGCACCGCCGGCCGAACATCCAACCTTTCCTCGACGACCCCGACTGCTGGCTCGTCGCCTCGATCGAGGACTACGACCTGGAGACGAACACCGCGAAGCCCGGACCGCTTTTCACCGAGCGGGTGATCGCGCCGCCGGCGGTCCCGGTGATCAACAGTGCGGCCGATGCGCTGGCCGTCGTGCTCAACGAGCGTGGTTACGTCGACATCGATCACATCGCCGAACTTTTGCATCGCGACCCTGATGTCGTGATCGCCGAACTTGGCAGCGCTATCTACCGCGACCCGGCGGACGGATCGTGGCAGATGGCCGACTCCTATTTGTCCGGCCGTGTGCGCGAAAAGCTGAAGACTGCTGAAGCCGCCGCGGCGCTTGAGCCGGACTACGAACGCAATGTCAACGCGCTCGTCGTCGTGCAGCCCGCCGACCTCAAGCCGTCGGATATCACCGCGCGTCTAGGTGCGCCATGGATACCGGCCTTCGACGTTGTCGCCTTCGTCAAAGAGACGATGGATGCCGAGATCAGGATCCACCACATGCCGGAATTGGCGTCGTGGACCGTCGAGGCGCGGCAGCTTGGGTGGACCGCAGCAGGCACGTCGGAGTGGGGCACAGACCGCCGGCATGCGGGTGAGCTCCTCGCCGACGCGCTGAACAGTCGCGTGCCGCAGATCTTCGACACCGTCAAGGACGGCGACAGCGAGCGGCGCGTGCTCAACGTCGTCGACACCGAGGCCGCGAAGACGAAGCTCCAGAAGATCAAGGATGCCTTCCAGCACTGGATCTGGTCCGATCCCGACCGCACGGATCGACTGGCCCGTGTCTATAATGACCGCTTCAACAACATCGCGCCACGAGCATTCGACGGCTCCCATCTGAAGCTTCCCGGCGCCTCTGGCGCCTTTGTTCTCTACGGGCACCAGAAGCGCGGTATCTGGCGCATCGTCTCGGCCGGGTCGACCTATCTCGCCCACGCCGTCGGCGCCGGCAAGACCATGACGATGGCGGCCGCTGTCATGGAGCAGCGACGGCTTGGCCTGATCACCAAGGCGATGCTCGTCGTTCCGGGGCATTGCCTGGCGCAGGCGGCCCGAGAGTTCCTCGCTCTCTATCCGAACGCGCGCATCCTGGTCGCCGACGAGACCAACTTTTCGAAGGACAAGCGGCATCGCTTCTTGTCACGCGCGGCGACAGCGACATGGGACGCGATCATCATCACGCATTCCGCCTTCCGCTTCATCGCGGTGCCCTCGGCCTTCGAGCAGCAGATGATCCAGGACGAGCTGGAGCTTTATGAGACGCTGCTGACCAAGGTCGAGAGCGATGATCGCGTGTCGCGCAAGCGGCTCGAACGGCTGAAGGAGGGTTTGAAGGAGCGGCTGGAATCGCTCGCGACCCGCAAGGACGATCTCCTCACGATCTCGGAGATCGGGATCGACCAGATCATCGTCGATGAGGCACAGGAATTTCGGAAGCTCTCCTTCGCGACCAACATGTCGACCTTGAAGGGCGTCGATCCGAACGGTTCGCAGCGTGCCTGGGATTTGTTCGTCAAGTCGCGCTTCGTCGAGACGAAGAACCCCGGTCGCGCGCTCGTCCTCGCCTCCGGCACGCCGATCACCAATACGCTGGGCGAAATGTTCTCGGTACAGCGCTATCTGGGTTACCCTGCGTTGTTCGAACGTGGTCTGCACGAGTTCGACGCATGGGCTTCGACCTTCGGCGATGTCACGACCGAGCTCGAGCTTCAACCGTCCGGCAAATACAAGCCGGTGACGCGCTTCGCCACCTTCGTCAACGTGCCGGAGCTGATCGCCATGTTCCGTTCCTTCGCCGACGTGGTGATGCCGGAAGATTTGCGCCGATACGTCAAGGTGCCCGCGATCTCGACCGGCAAGCGCCAGATCCTCACCGCGAAGCCGTCGGATGCCTTCAAGCGTTATCAGACCCTGCTTGGCGAGCGCATCAAGGCGATCGAGGAGCGCGACCGCGCGCCGGAGCCCGGCGACGACATCCTGCTCTCCGTCATCACCGATGGCAGGCACGCCGCGATCGATCTGCGTCTGGTCGATCCGGATAACGACAACGAAGCCGCCAATAAGCTGAACATGCTTGTCAGCAACGCTTTCCGTATCTGGAAGGAGACGGCCGAGAACGGATACACGCGTGCGGACGGGAAGCTGTTCGACTTGCCCGGCGCCGCGCAAATGATTTTTTCCGATCTCGGCACGATTAGCGTCGAAAGGAGCCGCGGCTTCTCCGCCTATCGCTGGGTTCGTGACGAACTCATCCGCATGGGCGTGCCTGCGTCCGAGATCGCCTTTATGCAGGAATTCAAGAAATCCGAGGCCAAGCAGCGCCTGTTTGGCGACGTCCGTGCCGGCAAGGTTCGTTTCCTGATCGGCTCGTCCGAGACGATGGGCACCGGCGTGAACGCGCAGTTGCGCCTTAAGGCGCTGCACCATCTCGACGTTCCGTGGCTGCCCTCGCAGATCGAACAACGCGAGGGCCGCATCGTGCGGCAGGGGAATCAGCATGACGAGGTCGACATCTTCGCCTACGCGACCGAAGGCAGTCTCGATGCGCAGATGTGGCAGAACAACGAGCGCAAGGCACGCTTCATCGCCGCAGCACTTTCCGGCGATACCTCGATCCGAAGGCTCGAGGATATGGGCGAGACCCAGGCCAATCAGTTCGGCATGGCCAAGGCTATAGCGTCAGGCGATCCACGCCTCATGCAGAAGGCCGGACTCGAGGCCGATATCGCGCGGCTAGAACGGCTGCGGGCCGCCCATATCGACGATCAGCACGCCGTGCGACGTCAGATGCGCGACGCCGAGCGCGACATTGAGCTCTCAATCCGGCGCATCGGTGAGATCGGACAAGATATCGAGCGGCGCACACCGACGGCGGGCGATGCCTTCTCCATGACAGTCGCTGGCGAATTGTTCGCCGAGCGCAAACTCGCTGGCCGAGCGTTGCTGAAGGAGATCCTGACGCTCGTGCAGCTGCAGCAGGAGGGTGAGGCTGTCATCGCATCGATCGGCGGCTTCGACGTCGAATACAGCGGCGAGCGGATCGGCCGCGACGGCTATCGCTACACTACGATGCTGCTGCGAACCGGCGCCGAATACGAAATCGAGTTGCCCGTGACGGTGACTCCGCTCGGAGCCGTTGCCCGTCTTGAACACGCGGTGGACGATTTCGAGGGCGAGCGCGAACGCTACCGCCAGCGTCTGGCCGACGCTCGCCGACGGCTTGCGTCCTACGAGTCGCGCGGCGGCGGTGACTTCGGCTTTGCTGGGGAGCTTGCCGAAAAGCACCGCCAACTCGCCGCGGTGGAGAAGGCTTTGTCGGAGGAGAGCGAAGGCGCAAGCGAGATGGCTGTGGCTGCCTGAACCAAAGAGGGAGGAATGAGAAATGAAAAGGTCCGCTCGCAGAGCGGGCGGACCGCTGACGCGAGGGCTCAACCGCCGCCTGCGCGATCCCGGCCCGTCGTCCTGCGCAGGGCTTGGCCCTGCTGGTCCTGCCGGGCAGGGATGCTTGGCCGCAGTTGCACCGGCCCGTCCGCTCCGCGGGCTGGGGGATGTCTTCGGGAAGAAGACGAGAAAGGGCCGGCAGTGCCGGTCCACAACCCAACCAGGAGCAATCCCATGCAACTTCTCAAGGTCGATCCGCGGGCGCTGAAGGAAAATCCCGACCGCACTCGCCAGACGAAATCCACGCCGCAGGCCGATGCGCTGCTGCTCGCCACGATCAAGGCCGTTGGTATCGTACAGCCGCCGGTGATTACGCCGGAATCCGGTGGCGGCAACGGCTACGTCATCAATGCAGGCCATCGCCGGGTGAAGCAGGCCATCGCCGCCGGCCTGGACGAGATCGACGTGCTCGTAGACGAGGCGGCGAACGATAATGGTGCCATGCGCTCCATGATCGAGAACATCGCACGCGAGGCGCTGAATCCGGTCGACCAATGGCGTGCGATCGAGCGCCTCGTCGCGCTCGGCTGGACCGAAGAAGCGATCGGCGTCGCGCTCGCGCTTCCGGTGCGCCAGATCAAGAAACTCCGTCTTCTCGCGAACGTCCTGCCGGCGATGCTCGACCATATGGCGAAGGGCGACATGCCCGACGAGCGCCAGCTGCGCACGATCGCGGCGGCTTCACACGACGAGCAAAAGGAGGTCTGGAAGAAGCACAAGCCGTCGAAAGGTGATCCGCAGGTTTCGTGGTGGAGCGTGGCGCAGGGATTGCAGAAGACGCGGATGTATGCGCGCCACGCCAGTTTCGGCGACGATCTCGCTCAGGCTTATGGCATCCAGTGGGTTGAGGACCTGTTCGCTCCTGCCGACGAGGACAGTCGCTACACCAACGATGTCGAGGCATTCCTCGGCGCGCAGCAGGAGTGGATGACGGCAAATCTGCCGAAAAAGGGCGTCATCGCCGAGGTGACCAACTATGGGGAGGTGAAGCTGCCGCCGAAGGCAGAGCGTGTCTACGGCAAACCCGCGAAGTCCGACTGTACGGCGATGTATCTCGATCGTGACGGCCGCGTGCAGACCGTTCACTACCGCATGCCGGGGGCAAAGAAGCAGAAGGGAAAAGGCGCGGCGGCTTCGGATACCGGCGCCGACGACATCGGTGTCGTTTCGAAGTCGCGTCCCAACGTCACGCGCAAGGGCGTCGAGATGATCGGCGATTATCGCACTGATGCGCTGCGCGAGGCGCTTGGCCGCGCACCGATCGAGGACGACATGCTGATGGCGCTCTTGATCCTGGCCTTCGCAGGTCAGAACGTCTCGGTGACGACGGGCGGCGGGGGTGTTTACTACGGCCATAGCCGACTGGCGAAGAACGCGGTGTCGCTTTTCGACGCAGACGGTAAGCTGGCCTTCGACATGGACACGCTGCGTGTCGCGGCGCGCACCATGCTGGTCGACGTCTTCTCGTGCCGGGAAAACGCCACCAACAGCGGCATCGTCGCGCGTGTCGCCGGCGAGACGATCGGCGCGGATACCTTCCTGCCGAACATGGGCACGGAAGACTTCCTCTCCTGCCTGTCACGTCCTGCCCTCGAAACATCCTGCAAGGACACGTCGGTGCTACCGCGCCAGCGGGTGAAGGACACGCGTGCCGCGCTCGTAGAGCACTTCAAGGAGGGACACTTCGTTCATCCTTCCGCGCTCTTCGCGCCTGATGCCTCAAAGCTTTCCGAATGGTTGTCGTCAGGCGCGACATCGGCGGACGACGAGGCTGAAGAGGATATCGCCGCCAACAGCGATGATCTCTCTGACGAAGAGGCCGAGGCGTTCAGGGAAGCAGCCGAGTAACGACACGCGCCACCTTCCGAACCGTTTGCCGCCGCCGGGATGACCGGCGGCGGTTTCGTTTCCATGCACGCACACAAAAGGAGAACTCCATGTCCGCGCACACCATCATCGACAACGCCCCCGTAGGCTCGATCGTCGCCTGGTCCGACGGAACGCCGCAGCCACCGGCGCGCTTCAGGAAAAAGCTCGCCGCGTGGCAGACCAACAACAGCCGAGGCCGCCTCATTCGCAAGCAGGCTGGTCGCAGCGTCGGGCGTGTCGCCCTGTCGGCCTGTTTCACCCTGCACGAAGCCGACTACGGCGCCGGCGGCGTCATCGCCATTCGCGTTCACCGGACCTTCTCGTTGGACTCGAAGCTTCAGTTCACAATCGTCGAACGTCCGGCCATCGGTTGGGTCCGCGTGTTCGATCGCGCCGGCGACGACGCAGAACTCGTTTATCTCGGCGCAAACGAATCCGACGCCAAAGAGTGGCTGACACGCCACGGTTATCCCCACGCGGTGCTGGAAGAAGTTACGGCGGATGAGGTCGGCGCGGATGCCGTCGAAGGAAGGGCAGCATGACCGCCCCCTTCCCCACTGAAAGCTCGGCCGCGCAGGCTGACCCGTTCCCGAAAACTGAATTCGGCCGCAGCGGCGACGGTCTTGTCGTCGCGCGTGTCGCCGATACCGCCTTTGCCATGTTGCCGGCGCGTGACGGCCGGCATTATCTCGCGACTGCCTGGCGCATCGGCCGGCCGTTGACGGAATCGCGGCGTGAGGATTTCTACGGTCATTCCGGTGAGCTCGCCGACGAGGTGGCATTCCGTACTCGTGTCCTTGAAAATGCCGAGCACCAGCGTGAACGCAAGATGCTCGGTCGCGTCGAGCAATACTCGCGTGCTCACACGCCTTGGGGTGCCTCACAGGGTGCGACGGTCTACGCCGAAGGCGTCACGGCGCACTCCACTGCCGGGCATGGTGGTTTCAAGCTTTCCGCCGAGCGGAACCGCAAGGTCCACCCCATGCTGCGCGTGAAGGGCGGTTGGTACGAAGAGGACGCCGCATGGGCGATCGTTGCGATCACCTTTCCGCAACTCTTCACCTCCTTCGAGCGGCGGTGCGCCGAGCGAACCATCAAGGACAGCTGGCCGGACGCATGGGAGACGATCTTCGGCACGATCCTGCAACCGGGCGAGTCCCATGAGAAAGACCGCCGCGCCTTCGTGAAGGCGCACGCGCAGGACTGGATCGTCGTGTCGGCGATCACCTCCAAGCACGTAGGCGGCTTCGTGGAGACCGTCGCCACACCTGGCGGCAAGCGCGGGCCGGGCACCGAGGAGCGCCGCTTCCTTGTCCCCGTCGACGAATACGACGTCGGCCGCTTCGGCTTCGTCATCGACGAGGCGCGACACCAGGTCTACGGCGGTCCCTCCGACTTCATCGGATGGAGGTGAGCCATGCCATGGCGTCTCATTGCAAAAGCGTTCGGTTGGCAAACCGCCACTGACGAGGACGGCGAAATGCCGTTCGTCGTCGTCTGGCATCCGCGGCTGAGACGACACTTCGCCGGCTCCGGCGCCTGGAGACGCGCCGTGCGCCTCTCAATCCACGCGCCGAACTCTTATCCCCCGCAGGCCGACAGAAAGGAGGTCAAGACATGAAAGCCTATCTCGTCGTCGTGAATCTCATGGTGCACGCACACCATAATCCTGAGAGCGCCATCGCGGACGCGCTCGAAGGCATCCTCACGCCTGACATGCGCAAGAACGCCGGCGCCGATTCCGCACTTGTCGATTGGGCGATTGCCGGTGACGACATCGCCTCTTCCATTACAGCGGTGCCTCTCCCGGACGACTACGCGCCGGACGATTCCCCCTTTCCGTCATGGCCTTTCGGGACGGTGCGATGATTCAATCCTGGGATCGGCGTATGCTCACACGCATGCAAGCGGCGCAAGCCCAG
This region includes:
- a CDS encoding DUF3991 and toprim domain-containing protein, with the protein product MEKSEIEELRDRVGCAALLEVDGWKVDVKESTRRAVKYRRDAKIVIVIHDGRGWFDPLSTAKGDVFDLAEHLGAHGFPEASARVAALVGFVPAAPAWERPSRPAPVHSVADRWGRRARPRPGSATWRYLTEERGIPEPILTAAVQQDLLREGPHGSMWAAHRNGDGALLGWEERGRQWRGFATGGAKELLQFGPSAAPRICVTEAAIDAMSLAAIQVLRPDTLYVSTGGGWSPASEKALRQLAARRGTRLVAATDNNRQGDVYADRIRAIAEETGAGYARSRPRAGDWNEDLKTLLARIESEPLAKAG
- a CDS encoding DUF1419 domain-containing protein, whose amino-acid sequence is MTLLSVRKVFQGIADRRQMFRMFDRHAQRPEPSPDDAHLYRGEWFEVGQPEHDYMFEILPPLWMRGDAFAMREYLTGSITSVLFALTIDNNLRFFHAYCDLSDRSSSERMRTAIVERESRPVKAMTREERLEHIWSSTHDDYRGYAGERCSKHLWGKRTVLFYGGQRGTVLKLLDQLTDAEILAKLPVHLRYLPDAIAA
- a CDS encoding DUF3085 domain-containing protein yields the protein MFTFPIPAVRTVIERGQSDAAANGGFRNPYYGLKPGEGEKPGLWLVGDSGVYIMANGKLAQGDRPLVVYSEECHPVGNPDWFDYKRRHFGGDDGIEFLDAEQILPLINRDFRFTHLRVQLSEAEVSLSLIAR
- a CDS encoding Eco57I restriction-modification methylase domain-containing protein codes for the protein MAQDDPFTLDLFGNTALSSGLGFGVTAFAGGINAEQDDDDNPDPSSPALAPAVAAVARSGSTAHQERGTNFHLFGDRALAKSWKERARDNITAIRLAATIQAEERPATIEEQERLIRFLGFGASELANFVFRRPGEAEFRQGWEAIGEDLQDAVGELDHASLVRCTQYAHFTPEFIVRSIWAALRRLGWRGGRVLEPGIGTGLFPALMPEEFREVSYVTGVELDPATARIARLLQPRARIITGDFARAELPRSFDLAIGNPPFSDRTVRSDRAYRSMGLRLHDYFIARAIDLLKPGALATFVTSHGTMDKADAAAREHIAKTADLIAAIRLPEGSFRAVAGTDVVVDLLFFRKRKIGDPEGDLSWLDLDEVRPATQDEGAIRINRWLVRHPDFVLGTHTLASGPFGETYTCTPRDGEELETTLAARIGLLPEAVYDGEPEVIDINPDDDVNEADVDLPQDRHVREGSYFFDKAHGLMQVLDGEPVPVTARKGRSADGIPEKHVRIIRKLIPIRDAVREVLKGQELDQPWKDAQVRLRIAWSNFVRDFGPINFTTVSMTEEEETGEVRETHRRPNIQPFLDDPDCWLVASIEDYDLETNTAKPGPLFTERVIAPPAVPVINSAADALAVVLNERGYVDIDHIAELLHRDPDVVIAELGSAIYRDPADGSWQMADSYLSGRVREKLKTAEAAAALEPDYERNVNALVVVQPADLKPSDITARLGAPWIPAFDVVAFVKETMDAEIRIHHMPELASWTVEARQLGWTAAGTSEWGTDRRHAGELLADALNSRVPQIFDTVKDGDSERRVLNVVDTEAAKTKLQKIKDAFQHWIWSDPDRTDRLARVYNDRFNNIAPRAFDGSHLKLPGASGAFVLYGHQKRGIWRIVSAGSTYLAHAVGAGKTMTMAAAVMEQRRLGLITKAMLVVPGHCLAQAAREFLALYPNARILVADETNFSKDKRHRFLSRAATATWDAIIITHSAFRFIAVPSAFEQQMIQDELELYETLLTKVESDDRVSRKRLERLKEGLKERLESLATRKDDLLTISEIGIDQIIVDEAQEFRKLSFATNMSTLKGVDPNGSQRAWDLFVKSRFVETKNPGRALVLASGTPITNTLGEMFSVQRYLGYPALFERGLHEFDAWASTFGDVTTELELQPSGKYKPVTRFATFVNVPELIAMFRSFADVVMPEDLRRYVKVPAISTGKRQILTAKPSDAFKRYQTLLGERIKAIEERDRAPEPGDDILLSVITDGRHAAIDLRLVDPDNDNEAANKLNMLVSNAFRIWKETAENGYTRADGKLFDLPGAAQMIFSDLGTISVERSRGFSAYRWVRDELIRMGVPASEIAFMQEFKKSEAKQRLFGDVRAGKVRFLIGSSETMGTGVNAQLRLKALHHLDVPWLPSQIEQREGRIVRQGNQHDEVDIFAYATEGSLDAQMWQNNERKARFIAAALSGDTSIRRLEDMGETQANQFGMAKAIASGDPRLMQKAGLEADIARLERLRAAHIDDQHAVRRQMRDAERDIELSIRRIGEIGQDIERRTPTAGDAFSMTVAGELFAERKLAGRALLKEILTLVQLQQEGEAVIASIGGFDVEYSGERIGRDGYRYTTMLLRTGAEYEIELPVTVTPLGAVARLEHAVDDFEGERERYRQRLADARRRLASYESRGGGDFGFAGELAEKHRQLAAVEKALSEESEGASEMAVAA
- a CDS encoding ParB/RepB/Spo0J family partition protein; protein product: MQLLKVDPRALKENPDRTRQTKSTPQADALLLATIKAVGIVQPPVITPESGGGNGYVINAGHRRVKQAIAAGLDEIDVLVDEAANDNGAMRSMIENIAREALNPVDQWRAIERLVALGWTEEAIGVALALPVRQIKKLRLLANVLPAMLDHMAKGDMPDERQLRTIAAASHDEQKEVWKKHKPSKGDPQVSWWSVAQGLQKTRMYARHASFGDDLAQAYGIQWVEDLFAPADEDSRYTNDVEAFLGAQQEWMTANLPKKGVIAEVTNYGEVKLPPKAERVYGKPAKSDCTAMYLDRDGRVQTVHYRMPGAKKQKGKGAAASDTGADDIGVVSKSRPNVTRKGVEMIGDYRTDALREALGRAPIEDDMLMALLILAFAGQNVSVTTGGGGVYYGHSRLAKNAVSLFDADGKLAFDMDTLRVAARTMLVDVFSCRENATNSGIVARVAGETIGADTFLPNMGTEDFLSCLSRPALETSCKDTSVLPRQRVKDTRAALVEHFKEGHFVHPSALFAPDASKLSEWLSSGATSADDEAEEDIAANSDDLSDEEAEAFREAAE
- a CDS encoding DUF7007 domain-containing protein, with the translated sequence MTAPFPTESSAAQADPFPKTEFGRSGDGLVVARVADTAFAMLPARDGRHYLATAWRIGRPLTESRREDFYGHSGELADEVAFRTRVLENAEHQRERKMLGRVEQYSRAHTPWGASQGATVYAEGVTAHSTAGHGGFKLSAERNRKVHPMLRVKGGWYEEDAAWAIVAITFPQLFTSFERRCAERTIKDSWPDAWETIFGTILQPGESHEKDRRAFVKAHAQDWIVVSAITSKHVGGFVETVATPGGKRGPGTEERRFLVPVDEYDVGRFGFVIDEARHQVYGGPSDFIGWR